The Deltaproteobacteria bacterium DNA window AGTGCTACGCCGAGGATCGAACCGTCCGACCATGAATCGGTGATGGCGTCATAAATCGCGACGTTGAAATTGACATAGGCGGTTGCGCCGGAGATGAACGCACCGCCCAGGACGTAGATCTGGTTGTCCACGACTCCGCCGCCCGGCAGAAACGTCCCGACCAGAAGCGGCGTCCGCGCGTCCCAGGCGTCCGCGCCCGGGTCGTAACGCCACACGTCCGGCATCCCGTCGAGCCACGTCGAGTCCGAGCCGCCGATGTAGTAGAGATCGCCCGCGAGGGGCAGCAGCAGGCCGCCGTAACGCGCGGACGGAAGGTTCGCGCGCGACTCCCAGTCCGCCCCGCACAAAGCCAGAGCGAGGATCGCCGCGAGCGCGCAACGCAATCCCAGATGAAGTGGGGTGGTTCTCATCTCAAGCTCCCGCCGCACAGTCGATTCGGAATCGAAGGTATTGTCTCACGGGACAGTCCCGCGCACAAAGCGGCGCCGCGGAACCCCCGGGGAGTTCAGCGGTCGCACGTCTGGTGCCGTCGTCAAGAGCATCTCTGGACGCGCAGATACAGGGAGGACTCGACGACTTGGCTCGTGAGGTCGGGGAAGGTCTCGACGGAGTCACGTTCCCAAACTGCTGGACCATGGATAATCGATTTCGCCCGCGATCAAAAAAGAGGTTCCACAATCGAGAACGCTTGCCTGCGCGTATCAACAGTCATCACGGAGCCCGGATAATCCAGACGGCGGTTCCGGCGGAACCGTCGGGATCGCCGGAACAGGATTCGAAAGCGATCCATTCCCCATCGGGCGACCACGAGGGCGCGCCGTCGTACCCGTCGTAAAACGTCAACCGATCAAGTCCGGTCCCCTCCGCGTTTACGACAAAAAGATTCGCGTTCGCAAGCTCCCCTCTGTCGGAACTGAAA harbors:
- a CDS encoding PD40 domain-containing protein; this encodes FSSDRGELANANLFVVNAEGTGLDRLTFYDGYDGAPSWSPDGEWIAFESCSGDPDGSAGTAVWIIRAP